Within the Gloeobacter kilaueensis JS1 genome, the region TCGTACCACTGCTCGACCTCGGCGCGCACCGCCTCGTCCTGCTCAATCAGATCGACTGCCCGCCAGGCTAGATCGTCGTAGTCGAGCTTGCCGGTGCGATTTAACTCAGCCTGGTAGCTGCGGTAGACCGGCAGCGCCCAGGCAAGAAAACCTTCTCCCTCCGCCTCGATCGAGCCGGGTGCCAGGCGGTAGCTCTTGGCTGAGCGGATCACCTCGCGGCACATCGCCTTAAAGCCCCGGCTGAAGGCGGCGCGGTTGCGGGCCATCCGCTCAGCCTGCTGGGCCTGGGGCAACAGCGGCTCCCAGATCCGACTGTGGTTGCGCAGCCACGACTGGGTGAGGCGGCTGATAAAGCGCTCCTGCTCGTAACCTTCTAATAGATCGATCGCCTCAAAACCCAGGCGGCCATGAAAGTGCTGCAGGATCTTGAGCGCCAGCGAGTGCAGGGTAAAAGCCTCCAGCCTCCCCAGCACGCCCTGCTGGTGCAGGCGCTGGTTGATCCGGGCCGCAAGGTGCGCCCGCGCCGAGCGCATATAAGTAAAGATCCCCAGCCGCTCAGGCGGAACACCGCGCTCGACCACCAGCTCGACAATCAGCGCTTCGAGCGTAAAGGTCTTGCCGCTGCCGGGGACCGCCGAGATACCCAACCGGCCCCCCGCGTAGCGCAGCACCTCGCGCTGGGCCGGTCGCAAAATGGTTTCGCTCAGTAGCACGCTCGCTCCTGGACAAACGTCCCTGCGCAGGCGATCTTAAACCGTCCTGGCGGGCGCAGTAAAGTACTGCTTGCAAACCACTGCTCTCAGCGCTAAGCTTTTAGACGATTTGCTGTGACTCGCTGAGTCGTAGCATCCTGTGCGCCTCCTGTCCGGATTTCCACTTGTGGAATTGTCTAGCTTACCTATGCTCCAGTGTGATCGCCTCTGTCGGCAGGGAGCATGAAATCCGGAGTATGTCGGTTTCCGCCGCCCCGGCCCACCGTCGGGGCGGTTACTTTTTAATCAGCTGCCCAACGGCAGAGCCGCTCGAACAGGGCGTTCGGCTCAAGCTTCACGGTTTTTCCGCCCTCGACGCGCAGCGCCTCCGACTGGCCGACGAACTGCTTGCCACAGGCTCTAGCAGTAAATACTCGAATCAAAAAGCGGTCATCGCTGCAGCCGGTGGCGACGAATATCTGGCCCGGTTCGAGTTCCTGGGCGAGGGTGTCGGTGCGGCTGCTCTCTCGATCGACTTCGATGTAGGCTCTACCGGAGAGGGCACTTTCGATTTCAAGGCGCACCAGAGCGCTCGCCCGGCAGCGGTTGACAGGTTCATCCGCCAGGGACGGGACTGCCAGAAGCGCGCCGGCAGACAGAACAACGAAAGCCAGATGGGTAGATAGCCAGTTGCTGCTCGCGAACATGAGCACTTTCTCATGCCTGTTTCAGTAACACTTTAACTGCTCCTTCGAGACTGGAAACAGGATTAGCCCAGGTGCGCAGACGCCGGCTAACCGTGTGCAGAAGGAGGTAACCTATGTTCAGTTCAAAGCAGCTCCGCCCGCCCTGGCGCGTGGGGCTGGCTGCCGGTGCGCTCGGCATATTGCTGGGCGCGGCCAGCCCTGCCTGGTCGGTTCAGCTTGCCAGCGGAAAGACCTATTTTCTGAATGTGCCCAAGTTGCTCAACACCACGGCTTATAACCGGGTGATCAACTTTCAGTCCAACTTTGTCTTCACGATCGCTGTGCCTGCCAACGCCGGCGAGCCGCTCAAGCGGGTCGAGATCGACCTGGGCGATTACGGTACGGACATGTACCTGGATCTGAATCGCTCGCTGGTGGTTCAGGCCGATCAGCCCGATCAGCGCTACGCGATCGAGAAGATGAGCCGCGACCCCGATCCGCGCAAGCCGGTGGTCTCGCTGTCGCTGGCTGAGCCGGTACCTCCCGGCAACACCGTGCGCCTGGAGTTATTTGTCGCTGTCGGGCCGCGTATCGGCGGCACCCACTTGTTCGGGGTGACAGCCTATCCGCCTGGAGAGAACGCCCACGGCCAGTTTCTTGGTTTTGGGCGCACCCGGATCGACGACAACTGATTTACGGGCCTCTCTTTGGGGAAGGACGGGGGGCCGGTTGGCCCCCTTTTTTTGGAAGACCTTCCCTGCGGCCCCTCACCCCCAGCCCCTCTCCCACAAGGGAAGACAAGCCTGCAACTGACTTCACCCATCCCCTCTGCAGCCCAGTGACAGTGAACCCCCCCTCTTCTCCTCTGCCCGGCGGGGCAGGGGAGGAGAGCGGGGGGCAGGGGGGGTGTGGAGGGGTGGGGACGGTTTTAGAAGTACCCAAAAAAGCAAAAGAACGATTAGCTCCCAAAATCTGCTTCCCCCACTCCAGCCCAAAACCGCGCTTTGAGCCTGTTTCAAAACTGCCCCGTCGCCGCCCGAAAAGTGGCCAGCGCCCGCTCGTAATCGGCCTGGGCGTCGATCTGCCGGGTGCGGGCGCTAGCGGCGGCCCGCTCGCGCTGGTTGACCAAAAACAGGGTACTGTCGCCCAGGGCAAAGCGGTCGCGCTCGCCCTGCTCCAGCTGGATAGCGAGCTGTACTTCCTGCTCGGCGTTGCGGTAGCGCTCGTAGGCAGCGTCGATAGCCGCCGCCGAGTCGGCGACGTCGGTGAGGATGCGCTGGCGCTCGTCGAGCGAGTCGAGGTCGATCTTCTGCATCTTGAGCTGTGCCTGGGCGATCAGACCGTCGGCGGTGCGCTGGGCGAGGGGCAAGCTCACCGCCACCCCAAATTTGAAGGTGGCTCCGACCGAGTTGGTGCCGGTGTCGATGCCGGGGCTGAGGTAGAGGTCGATGCCCGGCAGGCGCTGGTTTTCGGCGAGGGCCAGATCCAACCGGGCGCTCTCGCGCAATAGCTGCAGCTGCTGCAATTCGGGACGTCGCTCAATCGCCTGCTGCTGGGCAGTGTCGATCATCCCTTCCGGTAGAGCCACCGGCTCTGCGAGAGTGACAGGCAGCCGGGAGATGTCCGGTGGCTGGGGCGGGTTGCCGTCCGCCTGCCACAGATAGAGCGAGAGTTTGAACGCTTCTTTTTGGGCGTCGCGCTCGGCTTTGACCAGGTCGCCCCGGCGCAACTGCACTTCTTGATTGGCTTCGACGGCGTCGATAGAAGGCAGATCGCCTGAACCAATGCGGTTGCCCACCGCTTCGGCGCGCTGTTGGGCGAGGGCGAGCAACTGGCGGGCCACCAGCAGCTTGCGCCCGGCTGCTACCCAGTCCCAGTAGCTGCTGGCCGCCTTGAGCTTGAGCTGCTGGCGAGTCTGCACCAGCTGGGCAGCGCTGAGCGGTTCGCCCAGTTCGGCCTGCCTTTCGGCGACGACCTTTTCGTTGAGGCCGAGGCCGCGCAACAGCGGCACCGAGAAGGCGACGAAGTATTCGCCGGTGTCGCCGGTCGAGGAGAGGGGCGACTTGACGTTGCCGATGTTGTAGCGCGCTCCGACCGCGTACTTGATGCCGGTGCGGGTCGGAAATTCGAAGCTGAGGGTGTTTTGAAACGCGCTGGCGAATCTGCCCCGGCTGGAGGTGCTGTTGTATTCGAGATATTCGCTGGCGGCGGTGAAGGCCGGGTCGAAGGCTCCCTGCTTTTCGAGCCGTTTGGCCGAAGCGATGCGCCGCTCGAGGTTTGTGCCGAGCAGCTTCGGATGGTACCGCTCGACGCGGGTGAGCACTTCTTCGAGCTGGAGCGGTTGGGGCGTTTCCGGCTGGGCCCAAACCGGCTGGAGTGCCAGACAGCTCAGTACAGCCGCGATGGGAATGGCGCGGTGGTAAGCCATAAAGGTGGTTCTAGCTCTTGGTCTTGGTCTTGACGGGCTGGGCCTGGATGGTGGGCGGAAAGGCATTAAATTGCCGCCACAGCTCAAAACCCAAGGAGACGGTATCGAGCATGATCCAGCCGGTCGCCTCGGTGCCGGGGCGCAGGTACTGGGCACCGGGCCAGGGCTGCTCGCCCCGCTCGCGCACCGCCTGCGGGTCAGGCACGACGATCACCCGGTAGCGGCTGCTGCCGTCGTCGATGGCGTCGATCACCGCCACCCGGCCCGCAAAAGTACCGACGGCGACGGAGGGCCAGCCGACGAACTGAACGGCGGGCCAGCCGGCAAACTGCAGCCGGACCTGCCGCCCTGGGGCGACCAGGGGCGCGTCGTTGTCAGAAAGATACAGCTCCACTGCCCGGTCGTTCGTCTCCGGAGCGACGATGGCGAGCACGTCTCCTGCCTTGACCGTCTCGCCGGGGCCGACTTTGAGCAACCGCACGACCACACCGGCACTGGGGGCGCGCACGATGCGCTGCAGGTTGCGACCGCGCAGGTTGGCGATATCGACTTCGAGCTTGAGGATGTCGCCCTCGATCGTGGCCAGACTCTCGCGGGCACTGGCGAGGGAAGCGCGGGTGCTGGCGAGGGAAGCAGCGGTGTCAAAGACGACTTTTTGCTGGTCGAGCCTGCCAATCGATACGTCGCGCCGGGCTGCGTCGAGGGCAGCCTGGGCCCGCTCGCGCTCGGTGCGGGCGCGCTCAAAATCGAGTTCTGCCAGCTCTAGATCGCGCCGGGAACGCAGCCCTTTGGCGTTCAGTTCCTGCAGGCGCTTGCGGTTGAGTTCGGCGGTGGTGTAGCTGGCAGCAGCGGCGGCGAGTGCCTCGCGGGCGGAGCGCTGGCGGTCTACACTCTGGCGGGCCTTCTCACCGGCTGTAGGAATGGCGACGCTGCGCGACTGCTCGATCGCGCCTATCTGACCAGCCAGCTCCGCGATGCGTCCCCGGGCGGCGTCGCGCTTGCGCACGAGAGTCAGCCGCTGCTGCTGGAGGCGGGTGAGCTGGTCGCTATCGAGAAACTTGGCATCGAGGTCGCTCAGCTCAGCTAGAACTGTGTTGGCTTTTACTGCCTGTCCCTCCCGGACGTGCCAGCGCACCAGCCTGCCGGGAATCTGGGCCTCGACTCCCTGGGGCCGCTGCATGGGCGAGAGGACCATCACCTTGCCCTTGCCCGCCACCGACTGCTGCCAGGGAATGAGCCCCAGGCCCAGACCCACCATTACGACGAGCAGAATGAGCACGGTGGCAAGGACAAATAGAGGTGCGGGCGAGACCAGTTGGCCCAGGGAGCGCAGCTGGGGAGGCGATTTGTAGCGTTCGGGCAGCAGTCCGGTCATAGAGAAATAGCCAGATTGGGGAACAAGGCGGCAAAGCGGCTCGTGGAGCGGCGGCTCAGTTCAACTGGGCTGCCGGATTCGACGATCCGGCCATCGGCGAGCACGTGCACGATCTCGGAGCGGGTGACCACCTCCGGGTCGTGGGAGATGTTGAGCAGCGTCCAGCCGTGGGAGCGGCTGTAGATGTGATCGAGGATGGCGAGCTTGTCGCACTCGTCGATGCCGGTAAAGGCTTCGTCGAGGATCAACAGCTGCGGGCGGGCCACCAGGGCGCGGGCGATGAGCAGCCGCTGGGCCTGGCCGCGCGAGAGGTTGCGCCCGCCGCTGACGAGCTGGGTGCGCAGACCCTCCGGCAACTTAGCAAGTTCGTCGCTCAACTGCGAAACTTCCAGTGCCCAGACGACATCCTCGTAGCGGATAAAAGAGCGCCCGAGCACGATATTCTGCTCGATGCTGCCTTCAAAAATTTCATCGTCGGTGTCGCCCACCAGACCCACGACCCGGCGCAGATCGTCGAGGTCGGCGTCGCGCACTTCGACGCTATTGATGCTCACAGTGCCCTGGTCCGGCTGGCGCAACCCCCACAAAAGCCCACTCAGGGTCGATTTGCCGGCCCCGCTGGTGCCGACGAGGCTGACGCGCTCGCCGGGTTTCAAGCTCAAGTGGAGCTGGTCGAGCACCGCCATGCCCTGGCGGTAGCCGAAGCGCAGGTTGCGGCAGTGGACGCTCGCTCCCTCGCCTGGCCGGTGCAGCATCGAGCGGCCCCCCCGCCGCTCGATGGGCAAATCGGTGGCCTGGGCAAGCTTTTCGAGGCTGGTGAGCAGATCGTAGAGATCTTCGAGCGAGCGGATGAGCTTCTCCTGGGCGGAGAGCACCGTGAGCACCACCAGTTCCGCCGCCACCAGCTGGCCCAGCGTCAGCTGGCCACCGATCACAAGCCAGCCGCCGATGGCGAGAATACCGGCGTTGGCCACCGCCCGAAACAGGTAACTGCCCACCGCCTGGCGGAAGAGCACCCGAAAGTGGCTGCGGCGCGCCTGGATATAATCGAGCACCAGCGCGTCGGCGCGTTCGAGGGCAAAACCGGAGACCCCACTCACCTTGAAGCCGGTCTGGCAGCGCCCCAGCTCCTCCAGCCACTCCGCCACCCGGTACTTGCCCGAGGATTCCTTGAGGCTCGATTCGAGTCCGCCTACCCCCAGGCCCAACCAGACAAAGCCGACAAAAAGAATAAACGCGAGGTTGAAGGCGAGCAGATAGGGGCTGTAGACCGCCAGCAGCAATAGCCCCACCAGAATCGAGAGCGCTGCTGCCGGGACGGTGAGCAGGAGCTTGGCAAGCGTCTTCTGAGCGGTGACCACATCGAAGAAGCGGTTGACCAGCTGCGGTCCGTAGCGATTTTCGAGCGCCGCCTGACGCACAAAAGGCAAACGCGCTGCCAGCCTGAGGGCGATGCGGGCAAAGATCCGCTGCTGCAGCCGCTCGGCAATCACCATCTGCAACAACTGCAATAGCCCGGCAAAGGTGAGGCAGCCCAGGACGATGAGCGTCAGGACCACCAGTGGCTGCAACAGCACGCCGGTGGCGATCGTGTTGACCACCGCCGAAGCGGCCAGCGGCACCGCCAGCGAGAGCACGCCGACAATCAGCGTATAAGCGCCGATCGCCACCAGATCCCGCCAGTCCTGGCGCAATAGCCTCAAAAGCCGCCCGTAGGGACCAGGATTGCCCGGCTGCTCCGAGCGCCAGAAGTCGCTGAGCAGATCTGCAGCGTCGTGAGCTGGTCTCATCAAGGGCACCACCTTTTCCAGGAACATGCCGGAGCCTCCTTGCGGGCGAGAAACGATCCGCTCTTGTCGTCGATCTTCAAGATTCTTCGTAAAGCGTTCATGAAGAAAAGATGAGAAGCTTCACATGCGTGCCTGGCGCAGGCGATAGCCCATGCCGCGCACGGTTTCGATGCGGTCGGTACTGAGTTTGCGGCGCAGGTAACCGACGTAGACATCGACGATGTTGGAGCCGGGGTCGTAGTCGTAGCCCCAGACGCGGCTGAGCAGGTGTTCGCGGCTCATCACCTGGCCCGGATGGCGCAGGAAGGTCTCCGCCAGGGTAAATTCGCGCGCCGACAGCTCGACGGTGCGGCCACTCACCGTCACCCTGCGGGTGCGCAGATCGAGGCTGATATCGCCGGAATTCAGGCTAAATTGCTCGTTCTGCCAGCCAGGGGTGGGCGGACGCAGCCGGGCGCGCACGCGGGCGAGCAACTCCTCGAAGCGAAAGGGCTTGGTCACGTAATCGTCTGCCCCGGACTCGAAACCTGCAACTTTATCGCTCACATCGTCGCGGGCGGTGAGGATAATCACCGGCAGCCTTTCGCCGCGCCCGCGCAGCTCCTCGAGCACCGCCAGACCGTCCTTGCCCGGCAAGCCGAGATCGAGAATCATCAAGTCGAAGTGTTCGCCTGAGGCCAGATGGACGGCCTCCTGGCCATTCTGGACAACGGTGGTGGTAAAACCGCTGGCGCGCAGGCCCTTTTCTAAAAAGTCGGCAATGCGCGTCTCATCCTCGGCAATCAAAATGCGATTCACCAGAACCTCCTGTGTGTGATTAGTGTCTGAGGGGCTGCAGATCGTCGGTAATCTGCCCCGGCGGATCGAGCGGCACGATCACGATGAAGGTCGCTCCTTTGCCCACCTCGCTTTCGAGTTGCACGCTGCCGCCGTGGGCAGCAGCGATGGCGCGCACGATCGCAAGGCCGAGGCCGCTGCCCTCGTAGTGGCTGGCACTGCCGCGCTCGAAGCGCTCGAAGATGCGCTGGTGGTCCTCCGGTGCGATGCCCGGTCCACTGTCACTCACCCACACATGTACCCATCGACCCCGCAGCGCCGTACCGATCGCGATGCGATCGCCGGGGCGCGTCTGCTTGACGGCGTTCTGGGCCAGGTTCATCACGGCCTGGGTCAACCGCTGGCGGTCGGCGACGACCTGGCCGCTGCCCTGCGCCTCGATGCACCAGCGGCGCGGTGCCAGTGCCCGCGCTTTGGCCAACAGCTCGTCGGTCAGATCGCCGATATCGACGAGTTCGAGAAACAAAAAATCGGGCCGCTCCGCCTTAGCCAGCAACAACAGATCCTCGACGAAGCGATTGATCCGGTCGAGTTCGTCCTGCACCAGGGCCATCGTCTCGGCCCGCTCCGCCGGGTCGTCGCCCATCAACTCAAGGTGGCCCCGGATGATCGTAATCGGCGTGCGCAACTCGTGGCCAGCGTCGCTGATGAACTGCCGCTGGCTGGCAAAGGCGTTTTCGAGCCGGTCGAGCATCTGGTTAAACGTAAGGGCCAGCTCCCCGAGTTCGCCGGGATCGTCGATGGCAAGGCGCTGTGTCAGGTCCGTCTCGCTGATGCTGTGGGCCGTCTCCGCCAGGAGCCTGAGGGGGGCGAGCACCCGACCGGCGGTAATCCAGGCGAGGGTAGAAGCAAGGACCATCACCGCCAGAAACACCTGGGCGACGAGCTGGACAGACCTTTCGACTTCCTGGCGCTCGCAGGAGATGCAGTAGGCGACGACCAGCGTGCCCTGCAGGCGGCCCTCGAACTGTAGCGGCACGGAGATATAGAGAAATTTTTCGCCCATCGAACTGCTGCGCGTTCCCTCTTCCTGGAGCTGCAGCCGTCCCCAGTAATCCACCAGCGCTCCACTGGCGCGCAGCGAACCGGGAAACGCCTCGGGCATCGTCCGGTAAAGCCGTCCGCCGATAAAGGCGAGGGTAAATTCGTTGTCGTGGGCAATATAGCGCTCAAAGTAGCGATCAAATACCTGGGCAGCAGACTGATTGCGGCTCCGGTTTTTGGCCAGCAGCTGCATCTGGGCGGCCTCCCGCTCCAGCGACTGCTCCAGCCGTTCCTGCAGCTGCAAAAATAAAATTTCGCGCACCGCCAGGATCGATATCAGACCGCACAGGGCGATCAGAACTACATACCAGGCCAGAATGCGCGTGCGCACACCCGTCAGCAGTTTCTGACAGAAACTTCTAATCATCAGCCAGAAACTCTTGCCAGAACGCAGATCTCGCTGCACGCCCACGATCGCTCTCTCAAAAAGGTGCAACTGTGAACCGATTCCACAGAACCTGCAGGTGCAGAGACAGGTTCCTTCCTGCTCCGCCAGATCGTAGAGGCCGATTCATCTCTCTTCAACTTTGATGATAATCCAAATTATTTCTTTATAAGATGAGAGACTTCTCATCTTGCTTTTAGGCACCTTTCATCCCATTGATGACGGCGATTCGGTCGGTTGATCGTAGAAAAATACCCGCTCAAAGCATCTGTAAAGAAAGCTGAGCGATGATTACAACAAGCTTTACAGAAGGTAAGGAACTTCTCATGAATGTTTAATGCACGCTTCACAAAATGTTGTGAAACTCAGAATTAAGCCTGCAGGACGCAGGCACGAAGATTCTCCAAAGGAGGCTGTTATGAACCGTTTGATTGTCAGCGCGTTGCTTGGTGTTGCCCTGATTGCCCCGGCTGTTCCAGCAGCCGCCGATAGCGTCGCCACCGCCTCGGGCCTGAGCCGTCCGGCCCAGCTGTGGGAGCGCTCCAGCACCTACGTCCGCGACAAGTCCGTGCGCACGCAGATTCCTGGCAAGACGATCTCCGAGGTGATCGACCTGCAGAACCAGGTCAAGCCCCGCCTCTACAGCGTCAATGCTGCTTCGCCGTCCGCGACCCAGCAGGCGACCACCCCTGCCACCGGCAAGTCGCTGAGCTACGGCGTCGCTGAGCCGACCGATGCTGCCGCTGCCTCCTCGGTGACGACGAGTGCCCCGAGCGAGCAGGAGAAGGTAGCCGCCGGCAGCGGCATCGTCTTCAGTGCCGGTCAGCCCAAGGTGTGCATCGATAACCCCCGCTTCAACCCGGACAACGACGAGAGCGGACCCCGTGCCTCTGAGCCCTACACCGACAGCACCCCCTACGCGGGCACCCCGACCGCTGCTTTGAGCGCTGCCTGCCGCTAAGGCGCTGTCTGGCAGTAGTTAGTCACCTTCAAGACAACCGCACCCGCATCCTGGCTGGGGCTGCAGAACTTGCAGCCCCAGCCTTTTTTTGCGCTAGAGCAGCCGCAGCGGATCGACATCGACGCTGACGCCGATGCCAGGAGGTGTTGCGTAGAGGGCGAGCAGATCTTGCAGGCGCGCCCGTCCGGCGGCAGCGGCGGTATTTTTTATCAGCAGTTGCCAGCGGTAGCGATTCGCCACGCGCTCGACCGTACAGGGCGCAGGTCCAAGCAGCTGCCCTTCAAAGGCTCCATCGCCTTCGAGCATCGTCGCGAGCGCTTCGGCGGCGGCGATCACCCACTGCTGCTCGCTGCCCGTTATCTGCAAACAGATGAGCTGTTCGTAGGGCGGATAACCCAGTGCCCGGCGCTCAGTCAGTTCACTCGTTGCAAAGCGGCGGTAGTCGTGGCCACTCGCCGCCTGAACCACTGGATGCTCCGGAGCGTAGGTCTGGAGGATCACCCGGCCCGGCTCCTCGCCCCGCCCCGCCCGGCCCGCCACCTGGGTAAGCAGTTGAAAGGCCCGCTCACCGGCTCGAAAATCCGGTTGATTGAGGAGGCCATCGGCGGCCAGAATCCCTACCAGTGTCACCTGGGGCAGGTCCAGGCCCTTGGTGAGCATCTGGGTGCCCACGAGAATATCGGCCTGCTGGCGGGCGAACTGTTCGATGATCGCTCTGTGGCCATCTTTGCGGGCGGTGGTGTCGCGGTCGAAGCGCAGGACGCGCAGGGCCGGGAACTGTTCGGCCAACTGGGCGGCGATGCGCTGGGTACCGGCTCCGAAGTAGCGCAGGTTGGGCGAGCGGCAGTGGGGACAGTGGCGCGGTTGGGGACGGCCATAGTTGCAGTAGTGGCAGCGCAGGTGCTCGCCGCTTTCGAGGCGGTGGTAGGTGAGCGAGACGGCGCAGTTGGGACAGCGCAGCGTCTCGCCGCAGCTGCGGCAGAGCACGAAGGTGCTGTAGCCCCGCCGGTTGATAAATAAAATTCCCTGGCGACCGGCGGCGTGCATCTGCTGGAGCGCCTGCTGCAGCGTGCGGCTAAAGGGGGTGAGGTTGCCCCGATCCAATTCTTCGCGCATATCGACCACTTCGACCGCCGGTAAGGGCCGCTGTGCCACCCGCTCGTTCATCTGCAGGTGCAGGTACTGCCCTTCGGCAGCAGCTCTAAAACTGGCCAGATCCGGTGTGGCGGAGCCTAAAAGCAGCGGGCAGCCGCACAACTCAGCGCGCCAGAGGGCGACGGTGCGGGCGTGGTAGCAGGGGGCGGGCCGGTCCTGCTTGTAGGAGCCATCGTGCTCTTCGTCGAGCACGATAAGCCCCAGCCTGGGCAGCGGCGCAAAGATCGCCGAGCGGGTACCGACGACGACCTGCGGCTCGCCGGTGAGCATCCGCCGCCAGCCGTCAAAGCGCTCGCCCTCCGACAGGGCCGAGTGATAGATCTGCACCTGCTCGCCAAAGCGTGCCCGGAAGCGATCGCCCAACTGGGGGGTGAGGCCAATCTCAGGCACCAGCACCAGGGCCGACTCGCCCCGCGCCAGCACCGGGGCAATCGCCTGCAGGTACACCTCGGTCTTGCCCGAACCCGTCACCCCTTCTAAGAGCACCGGCCCCGGCGGAGCAGTGTTCAACTTTTCGAGCACCCACTGCTGGGGCGGTGTGAGGATCTTGGGTGCATCGGCGGGAACGGCGTGGTGGGCAGAGCGGAACACCTGGCGCTCGAAGAGGCGCAGGTGCCCGAGCCTGTCGAGGTTCTGGATAAGCGAGCGGGTCGTGTGCGCCGCCTCCACCAGTTGCTCGACGCTCGCCTCGCCGCCCAGCCGTCTGAGGCAGTGGATCACCTCGCGCTGCCGGGGAGTGAGGCCGCTCGGGCCGCCGGTAAGGGCGACGTACTGGCGGGTGCGGGGCCGGACCCGTTCACCGGCGGCAAAATAACTTTCGATGAGCCCGCGCGCCAGCAGTTCTTTGAGCGCCTGCTGGCCCTCCGGCAGTTGCTGGACGCAGAAGCGCCAGCTGAGGTCACTGCTTTTTTGGGCCTCTAAAAACTGAAGCGCCGCTTTTGCCCCGGTGCTCAGGCCCCACTCCGCCATCGGGCTGACTGGACGAACCAAGCGCAACCGGCGGCGCGCCCGACTCAAGATCCCCGGCGGCAGGGCCGCCTCGATTACCCGGCTCAGGGGCGTGAGGTAGTACTCCGCCACCCGCACCAGCAAGGGCCAGAGCGTGGCCGGAAAGAACCCAGATCCCAGCACCGCCTCGACGGTCTTGAGCCGCTGAGCGTCCAATCCGGCGGGCAACTCTTCGAGGCAACCGACGACAATCCCGCCCACCGACTGACCGCCGAAGGGCACGCAGACGATATCGCCCTCGGCGGCAGCCATGTCCGCTGCCAGCCTGTAGGTGTAGGTGCGCTCGCGCACCGGCGCATCGACGAGCACCTGTACCCAGCACGAGCGGTGCAGGGCTTCTTTGAGCAGGGGAGTCTCCATGCTCCGCTTCTCGCAACTTCGCTCATCGTACCTGGAGGGACGCTAAATATGGAGTGCCACCGGCTGCCGGACGCCAGAAATTGTCTTCCAGGGCACCGGAGAGGACAGAAAAGCTACAAAAGATGTATGCTCCTTACTTTTTTAGGCACCAGCAGCGGCACACCGACCCTGGCGCGCAACGTGACGGCAATTGCCCTGCAGTTGCCGCAGCGCAGTAGCCTGTGGCTGTTTGACTGCGGCGAGGGCACCCAGCATCAGGTGCTGCGCACGCCCCTCAGGTTGAGCCAGCTTGAGAAGATTTTTTTTACCCACCTGCACGGCGATCACCTCTTTGGCACGGTGGGCCTGCTCGCGAGCCGCGCTCTGGGTGGGGCGGGTACGACCCCGGTGACGCTCTACGGCCCGCCGGGATTGCAGGAGTACGTCAAGGCCACCCTCCGCTACAGCGACACCCACATCAACTATCCGATTCACTTTCAGACCGTCGAGCCGGGGCTCATCGCAAGCAGCGACGGCTTCACCGTGCTCGCCAACAGCCTCAAGCACCGCATCCCGGCCTTTGGCTACAGCGTGATCGAGGACGACCAGCCGGGCCACTTCGACGCCGAGCGGGCTGCCGCCCTGGGGGTTCCTTTTGGTCCCCTCTACGGCCAGCTCAAATCGGGCCAGAGCATTACCCTGGCGGACGGACGGGTCATCGATGGCCGCACGCTGGTCGGTCCGGCCCGCAGGGGCCGCAAGTTGACCTACTGCTCGGACACGATCTACACCCGGCAGGCGGTCGAGCTGGCGCTCAATGCCGATGTGCTCGTCCACGAGGCGACTTTTTTGACCAGTGAGTTGAACCTGGCGGAGCGCGCCCTGCACTCGACGGCGGCGATGGCGGCCCAGGTCGCTTCTGAGGCGCGGGTGGGACAGCTCATCCTCACCCA harbors:
- a CDS encoding peptidase domain-containing ABC transporter, with product MFLEKVVPLMRPAHDAADLLSDFWRSEQPGNPGPYGRLLRLLRQDWRDLVAIGAYTLIVGVLSLAVPLAASAVVNTIATGVLLQPLVVLTLIVLGCLTFAGLLQLLQMVIAERLQQRIFARIALRLAARLPFVRQAALENRYGPQLVNRFFDVVTAQKTLAKLLLTVPAAALSILVGLLLLAVYSPYLLAFNLAFILFVGFVWLGLGVGGLESSLKESSGKYRVAEWLEELGRCQTGFKVSGVSGFALERADALVLDYIQARRSHFRVLFRQAVGSYLFRAVANAGILAIGGWLVIGGQLTLGQLVAAELVVLTVLSAQEKLIRSLEDLYDLLTSLEKLAQATDLPIERRGGRSMLHRPGEGASVHCRNLRFGYRQGMAVLDQLHLSLKPGERVSLVGTSGAGKSTLSGLLWGLRQPDQGTVSINSVEVRDADLDDLRRVVGLVGDTDDEIFEGSIEQNIVLGRSFIRYEDVVWALEVSQLSDELAKLPEGLRTQLVSGGRNLSRGQAQRLLIARALVARPQLLILDEAFTGIDECDKLAILDHIYSRSHGWTLLNISHDPEVVTRSEIVHVLADGRIVESGSPVELSRRSTSRFAALFPNLAISL
- a CDS encoding TolC family protein codes for the protein MAYHRAIPIAAVLSCLALQPVWAQPETPQPLQLEEVLTRVERYHPKLLGTNLERRIASAKRLEKQGAFDPAFTAASEYLEYNSTSSRGRFASAFQNTLSFEFPTRTGIKYAVGARYNIGNVKSPLSSTGDTGEYFVAFSVPLLRGLGLNEKVVAERQAELGEPLSAAQLVQTRQQLKLKAASSYWDWVAAGRKLLVARQLLALAQQRAEAVGNRIGSGDLPSIDAVEANQEVQLRRGDLVKAERDAQKEAFKLSLYLWQADGNPPQPPDISRLPVTLAEPVALPEGMIDTAQQQAIERRPELQQLQLLRESARLDLALAENQRLPGIDLYLSPGIDTGTNSVGATFKFGVAVSLPLAQRTADGLIAQAQLKMQKIDLDSLDERQRILTDVADSAAAIDAAYERYRNAEQEVQLAIQLEQGERDRFALGDSTLFLVNQRERAAASARTRQIDAQADYERALATFRAATGQF
- a CDS encoding DUF2808 domain-containing protein is translated as MFSSKQLRPPWRVGLAAGALGILLGAASPAWSVQLASGKTYFLNVPKLLNTTAYNRVINFQSNFVFTIAVPANAGEPLKRVEIDLGDYGTDMYLDLNRSLVVQADQPDQRYAIEKMSRDPDPRKPVVSLSLAEPVPPGNTVRLELFVAVGPRIGGTHLFGVTAYPPGENAHGQFLGFGRTRIDDN
- a CDS encoding response regulator transcription factor, with translation MNRILIAEDETRIADFLEKGLRASGFTTTVVQNGQEAVHLASGEHFDLMILDLGLPGKDGLAVLEELRGRGERLPVIILTARDDVSDKVAGFESGADDYVTKPFRFEELLARVRARLRPPTPGWQNEQFSLNSGDISLDLRTRRVTVSGRTVELSAREFTLAETFLRHPGQVMSREHLLSRVWGYDYDPGSNIVDVYVGYLRRKLSTDRIETVRGMGYRLRQARM
- a CDS encoding HlyD family secretion protein: MTGLLPERYKSPPQLRSLGQLVSPAPLFVLATVLILLVVMVGLGLGLIPWQQSVAGKGKVMVLSPMQRPQGVEAQIPGRLVRWHVREGQAVKANTVLAELSDLDAKFLDSDQLTRLQQQRLTLVRKRDAARGRIAELAGQIGAIEQSRSVAIPTAGEKARQSVDRQRSAREALAAAAASYTTAELNRKRLQELNAKGLRSRRDLELAELDFERARTERERAQAALDAARRDVSIGRLDQQKVVFDTAASLASTRASLASARESLATIEGDILKLEVDIANLRGRNLQRIVRAPSAGVVVRLLKVGPGETVKAGDVLAIVAPETNDRAVELYLSDNDAPLVAPGRQVRLQFAGWPAVQFVGWPSVAVGTFAGRVAVIDAIDDGSSRYRVIVVPDPQAVRERGEQPWPGAQYLRPGTEATGWIMLDTVSLGFELWRQFNAFPPTIQAQPVKTKTKS